The segment GGGCGGCGGCGCTGCGGCAGTGGCGGGAGCTGGCGGCGGTGCTGCGCGGTCTGGGGCACCGGGTCGACCTGCTGGGGCCCGAGCCGGGGCTGCCCGACATGGTGTTCACCGCGAACGGGGCGACGGTGGTGGCCGGCCGGGTGCTGGTCGCGCGGTTCCGGCACCCGCAGCGCGCGGGCGAGTCGGCGGCGCACCGGCGCTGGTTCGCGGCCGCCCGGTTCGGTCGGGTCAGCACGGCGGCCGAGGTGAACGAGGGCGAGGGCGACCTGCTGGTCGCCGGGCGGCGGATCCTCGCGGCCAGCGGTTTCCGCACCACGCCCGCCGCCCACCGGGAGGCCGAGCAGGTGCTCGGACTGCCGGTGGTGTCACTGGAGTTGACCGATCCGCGCTACTACCACCTGGACACCGCGCTGGCCGTCCTGGACGACTCCCGGGTGATGTACCACCCGGAGGCGTTCGCCCCGCCCACCC is part of the Kitasatospora setae KM-6054 genome and harbors:
- the ddaH gene encoding dimethylargininase; the encoded protein is MNPVPITLSPAGPAGPVRSARRARRRRYLLCPPEHFAVTYAINPWMDPDRPVDRAAALRQWRELAAVLRGLGHRVDLLGPEPGLPDMVFTANGATVVAGRVLVARFRHPQRAGESAAHRRWFAAARFGRVSTAAEVNEGEGDLLVAGRRILAASGFRTTPAAHREAEQVLGLPVVSLELTDPRYYHLDTALAVLDDSRVMYHPEAFAPPTRRLLRRLYPDAILADPADAAAFGLNAISDGRHVVLPAAARGLAEQVRAAGFVPVPVALPELLKAGGGPKCCVLELRSDERGGRVDGGAPRVA